A single Curtobacterium sp. MCJR17_020 DNA region contains:
- the holA gene encoding DNA polymerase III subunit delta, producing the protein MPAKKPARAAAKIDQVPWSGIRPAPVVLVTGPEAFLADRASSVLKDLLVGEDPALEVHDLEADQYAPGLLATLASPSLFGEPRLVRVTNVEKCTDAFITETISYLQAPADDVTLVLRHGGGVRGKKLLDTIRSGVGGGVEVLCDELKRETDRIDFVNAEFRAARRKIAPSAVRTLVVAFADDLAELAAACRQLLADEAQEITDKVVDKYYGGRVETNAFKVADIALAGRSAPAIVELRHALATGEAPVPIVAAFASKIRTMAKVSAFRGPSGQAASALGMAPWQVQRAQRDVASWSETGLANAITSIAEADTAVKGGSRDAHYALEVMVRTIARRGEVR; encoded by the coding sequence ATGCCCGCCAAGAAGCCCGCGCGCGCCGCAGCGAAGATCGACCAGGTCCCTTGGTCGGGGATCCGCCCGGCCCCGGTCGTGCTCGTCACCGGGCCCGAGGCGTTCCTGGCGGACCGGGCCAGCAGCGTGCTCAAGGACCTGCTCGTGGGCGAGGACCCGGCGCTCGAGGTGCACGATCTCGAGGCCGACCAGTACGCTCCCGGGCTGCTCGCGACCCTCGCCAGCCCGTCGTTGTTCGGCGAGCCGCGACTCGTGCGGGTCACCAACGTCGAGAAGTGCACCGACGCCTTCATCACCGAGACCATCTCGTACCTGCAGGCCCCGGCCGACGACGTCACCCTGGTGCTCCGGCACGGCGGCGGGGTGCGCGGCAAGAAGCTGCTCGACACGATCCGCAGCGGGGTCGGCGGTGGGGTCGAGGTCCTGTGCGACGAGCTCAAGCGCGAGACCGACCGCATCGACTTCGTGAACGCCGAGTTCCGCGCCGCCCGACGCAAGATCGCGCCGTCGGCGGTCCGCACCCTCGTGGTCGCCTTCGCGGACGACCTGGCCGAGCTCGCCGCTGCGTGCCGGCAGCTCCTGGCGGACGAAGCGCAGGAGATCACCGACAAGGTCGTCGACAAGTACTACGGCGGTCGCGTCGAGACGAACGCGTTCAAGGTGGCCGACATCGCCTTGGCCGGACGGTCCGCTCCGGCGATCGTCGAGTTGCGGCATGCCCTGGCCACGGGCGAAGCACCGGTGCCGATCGTCGCGGCGTTCGCGAGCAAGATCCGCACGATGGCGAAGGTCAGCGCGTTCCGCGGGCCGAGCGGTCAGGCAGCGTCGGCGCTCGGCATGGCCCCGTGGCAGGTGCAGCGCGCGCAGCGTGACGTCGCCTCGTGGAGTGAGACCGGTCTGGCGAACGCGATCACGAGCATCGCCGAGGCGGACACCGCGGTGAAGGGCGGCTCGCGCGACGCGCACTACGCACTCGAGGTCATGGTCCGCACCATCGCCCGACGCGGCGAGGTGCGCTGA
- the rpsT gene encoding 30S ribosomal protein S20: protein MANIKSQIKRIKTNLKATERNKAYKSELKTFIRHTNDAVAAGDKDKAVAALATASKKLDKAVSKGVIHRNQAANRKSAIAKKVASL from the coding sequence ATGGCGAACATCAAGTCGCAGATCAAGCGCATCAAGACCAACCTCAAGGCCACCGAGCGCAACAAGGCCTACAAGTCGGAGCTGAAGACGTTCATCCGTCACACCAACGACGCCGTTGCCGCTGGCGACAAGGACAAGGCCGTTGCCGCCCTGGCCACCGCGTCGAAGAAGCTCGACAAGGCCGTGAGCAAGGGTGTCATCCACCGCAACCAGGCCGCGAACCGCAAGTCGGCCATCGCGAAGAAGGTTGCGTCGCTCTGA
- a CDS encoding aminotransferase class I/II-fold pyridoxal phosphate-dependent enzyme, translated as MPSLAPRIDTVPASGIRRVFEQAALLQSAGTTVTMLVIGEPDVAVAPHIGDAARRAWTEDRTDYTPNGGIAPLREAIRDKLRRENRIEADLEQIWMTIGATQALFQAMTLTLSPGDEVLVPDPGYTTFTMNAHILGATPVPYRLEPQHGFEPDLEALEASVTERTRVLVVNSPSNPLGSVFGEDTLRALLSFAKRHDLWVISDEVYEYFTYGTRHVSLAALDEDDRVFSAFSLSKTYAMTGVRVGYLVTPKGLGPTMRTTQEAMISCVAEPDQYAALAAIVGDHSAVRDAREHYRANLEVAKEVLDAAGIRYLDPRGAFYLWVDVSHASDGDVAAWALGLLQREAVAVAPGSAFGRTGEGWIRVCLAATPDDLRRGLGALPAPAHASV; from the coding sequence ATGCCATCCCTCGCACCTCGGATCGACACCGTGCCCGCCTCCGGCATCCGGAGGGTCTTCGAGCAGGCAGCGCTGCTGCAGTCCGCCGGCACCACGGTCACGATGCTCGTGATCGGCGAACCGGACGTGGCCGTGGCGCCGCACATCGGTGACGCGGCCCGTCGCGCGTGGACCGAGGACCGCACCGACTACACGCCGAACGGCGGGATCGCGCCCCTGCGCGAAGCGATCCGCGACAAGCTCCGCCGCGAGAACCGCATCGAGGCCGACCTCGAACAGATCTGGATGACGATCGGTGCGACGCAGGCCCTGTTCCAGGCGATGACGCTGACGCTGAGCCCCGGGGACGAGGTCCTGGTGCCGGACCCCGGCTACACGACCTTCACGATGAACGCGCACATCCTCGGGGCCACGCCGGTGCCGTACCGGCTCGAACCGCAGCACGGGTTCGAACCCGACCTCGAGGCACTCGAGGCGAGCGTCACCGAGCGCACTCGCGTGCTCGTGGTGAACTCGCCGTCGAACCCGCTCGGCTCGGTGTTCGGCGAGGACACCCTCCGCGCGCTGCTCTCCTTCGCGAAGCGGCACGACCTCTGGGTGATCAGCGACGAGGTCTACGAGTACTTCACCTACGGCACCCGCCACGTCAGCCTGGCTGCGCTCGACGAGGACGACCGGGTGTTCTCCGCGTTCTCGCTGAGCAAGACCTACGCCATGACGGGTGTCCGGGTCGGGTACCTCGTCACGCCGAAGGGCCTCGGGCCGACGATGCGCACCACGCAGGAGGCGATGATCAGCTGCGTCGCCGAACCCGACCAGTACGCGGCGCTGGCGGCGATCGTGGGGGACCACTCCGCGGTGCGCGACGCCCGCGAGCACTACCGCGCGAACCTCGAGGTCGCGAAGGAGGTCCTCGACGCCGCCGGCATCCGGTACCTCGACCCACGCGGCGCCTTCTACCTCTGGGTCGACGTGTCGCACGCCTCGGACGGCGACGTCGCGGCGTGGGCGCTCGGCCTCCTGCAGCGCGAGGCCGTCGCGGTCGCGCCCGGCAGCGCCTTCGGCCGCACCGGCGAGGGCTGGATCCGCGTCTGCCTGGCCGCCACCCCCGACGACCTGCGTCGCGGCCTGGGCGCGCTGCCCGCACCGGCGCACGCCTCCGTCTGA
- the lepA gene encoding translation elongation factor 4, translating to MSPQASAPLEPAATPAGAIRNFCIIAHIDHGKSTLADRMLQMTGVVEERAMRAQYLDRMDIERERGITIKSQAVRMPWELDGETFALNMIDTPGHVDFSYEVSRSLAACEGAILLVDAAQGIEAQTLANLYLALENDLEIIPVLNKIDLPAAEPEKYAAELAQLIGGKPEDVLRVSGKTGVGVPELLDLVVRRVPAPVGDVEAAPRAMIFDSVYDSYRGVVTYIRMIDGSIKPREKVQMMSTKSTHEILEIGVSSPEPIPTKGLSVGEVGYLITGVKDVRQSKVGDTVTSAQKPATDALPGYTDPKPMVFSGLYPIDGSDYPDLRDALDKLKLSDAALVYEPETSVALGFGFRCGFLGLLHLEIITERLSREFGLDLITTAPSVIYEVTNEDNSVTEVTNPSEFPGGRIVEVREPMVRAAILAPKDYVGAIMELCQSRRGSLLGMEYLGEDRVEIRYEMPLGEIVFDFFDQLKSKTQGYASLDYEPIGDQAADLVKVDILLQGDQVDAFSAIVHRDKAYAYGTLMTERLRKLIPRQQFEVPIQAAIGARIIARESIRAMRKDVLAKCYGGDITRKRKLLEKQKEGKKRMKTIGRVEVPQEAFIAALSGDVEEKKK from the coding sequence GTGAGCCCACAAGCATCCGCTCCGCTCGAGCCCGCCGCGACCCCGGCCGGCGCGATCCGCAACTTCTGCATCATCGCGCACATCGACCACGGCAAGTCCACGCTGGCCGACCGCATGCTGCAGATGACCGGTGTCGTCGAGGAGCGCGCGATGCGCGCGCAGTACCTCGACCGCATGGACATCGAGCGCGAGCGCGGCATCACGATCAAGTCGCAGGCAGTCCGCATGCCGTGGGAACTCGACGGTGAGACCTTCGCGCTCAACATGATCGACACCCCCGGGCACGTCGACTTCTCGTACGAGGTCTCCCGTTCCCTGGCGGCGTGCGAGGGCGCGATCCTGCTCGTCGACGCCGCCCAGGGCATCGAGGCGCAGACGCTGGCGAACCTGTACCTGGCGCTCGAGAACGACCTCGAGATCATCCCGGTGCTCAACAAGATCGACCTGCCGGCGGCCGAACCCGAGAAGTACGCGGCCGAGCTCGCGCAGCTGATCGGCGGCAAGCCGGAGGACGTCCTGCGGGTCTCCGGCAAGACGGGCGTCGGCGTCCCCGAGCTCCTCGACCTGGTGGTCCGGCGTGTGCCGGCACCGGTCGGCGACGTCGAGGCCGCGCCGCGCGCGATGATCTTCGACTCGGTCTACGACAGCTACCGCGGCGTCGTGACCTACATCCGGATGATCGACGGCTCCATCAAGCCGCGCGAGAAGGTCCAGATGATGTCGACCAAGTCGACGCACGAGATCCTCGAGATCGGGGTGTCGAGCCCCGAGCCGATCCCGACGAAGGGGCTCTCCGTCGGCGAGGTCGGGTACCTGATCACCGGCGTGAAGGACGTCCGCCAGTCCAAGGTCGGCGACACCGTCACGAGCGCGCAGAAGCCCGCGACCGACGCCCTGCCCGGCTACACGGACCCGAAGCCGATGGTGTTCTCGGGCCTGTACCCGATCGACGGGTCGGACTACCCGGACCTCCGCGACGCGCTCGACAAGCTCAAGCTCTCCGACGCGGCGCTGGTCTACGAGCCCGAGACCTCCGTGGCGCTCGGCTTCGGCTTCCGCTGCGGGTTCCTCGGCCTGCTGCACCTCGAGATCATCACCGAGCGGCTCTCGCGCGAGTTCGGCCTCGACCTCATCACGACCGCGCCCAGCGTGATCTACGAGGTCACGAACGAGGACAACTCCGTGACCGAGGTCACGAACCCGTCCGAGTTCCCCGGCGGCCGCATCGTCGAGGTCCGCGAGCCCATGGTCCGCGCGGCGATCCTCGCGCCGAAGGACTACGTCGGCGCGATCATGGAGCTGTGCCAGTCGCGCCGCGGCTCGCTGCTCGGCATGGAGTACCTCGGCGAGGACCGCGTCGAGATCCGCTACGAGATGCCGCTCGGCGAGATCGTGTTCGACTTCTTCGACCAGCTGAAAAGCAAGACGCAGGGCTACGCGTCGCTCGACTACGAGCCCATCGGCGACCAGGCGGCCGACCTCGTCAAGGTCGACATCCTGCTGCAGGGCGACCAGGTCGACGCGTTCAGCGCGATCGTGCACCGCGACAAGGCCTACGCCTACGGCACGCTGATGACCGAGCGGCTGCGCAAGCTCATCCCGCGCCAGCAGTTCGAGGTCCCGATCCAGGCGGCCATCGGCGCGCGGATCATCGCCCGCGAGAGCATCCGCGCGATGCGCAAGGACGTCCTGGCGAAGTGCTACGGCGGGGACATCACCCGCAAGCGCAAGCTCCTCGAGAAGCAGAAGGAGGGCAAGAAGCGCATGAAGACCATCGGTCGGGTCGAGGTCCCGCAGGAAGCCTTCATCGCCGCGCTCTCCGGCGACGTCGAAGAAAAGAAGAAGTAG
- a CDS encoding DUF1990 domain-containing protein: MSIRGSYRTALTYGAVGATQASDLMTYPPEGFTPTESRARIGHGDQRFETAVTQALTWQIQERSGIRVRVEEQPDDDEVRYNPVTFDDDGVPIAPASIGTPRVEKFAPDGTPLVTAGTSATLTMHAFGRTVQAPVRVVSIIDEHDRKGFAYGTLEGHPLSGEESFVVERTSDGSVWLQIRQFSQPSSRKWQFVAPLLRRQQKVMAEQYLAALRGD; the protein is encoded by the coding sequence ATGAGCATCCGCGGGAGCTACCGGACCGCCCTGACCTACGGCGCGGTGGGGGCGACCCAGGCGTCGGACCTCATGACGTACCCGCCCGAGGGGTTCACCCCCACCGAGTCACGTGCTCGGATCGGGCACGGCGACCAGCGGTTCGAGACCGCGGTGACGCAGGCCCTGACGTGGCAGATCCAGGAGCGCAGCGGTATCCGCGTGCGCGTCGAGGAACAGCCCGACGACGACGAGGTCCGGTACAACCCGGTGACGTTCGACGACGACGGCGTCCCGATCGCCCCCGCCTCGATCGGCACGCCCCGGGTCGAGAAGTTCGCGCCGGACGGCACCCCGCTGGTGACCGCCGGCACGTCGGCGACGCTCACGATGCACGCCTTCGGGCGGACGGTGCAGGCGCCCGTCCGGGTCGTGTCGATCATCGACGAGCACGACCGCAAGGGCTTCGCGTACGGCACGCTCGAGGGGCACCCGCTCTCCGGCGAGGAGTCGTTCGTCGTCGAGCGCACGTCGGACGGCTCCGTGTGGCTGCAGATCCGGCAGTTCTCGCAGCCGTCGAGCCGGAAGTGGCAGTTCGTCGCGCCGCTGCTGCGTCGGCAGCAGAAGGTGATGGCGGAGCAGTACCTGGCGGCGCTGCGGGGCGACTAG
- a CDS encoding HAD family hydrolase → MEHHPVPTTVLWDIDGTLVMNASSPGNLYHLALERAVGRDLTLRVGHQHGRTDAGLIAEHVRAHAFEDTIIPTVSGHLRDLTAERHASGDHRSPVPGATALLTRFAELGWRNGLLTGNSEYRARVKLAGAGFDEGLFDWDHSYFGDTEVERADVTTRAAAELAGTRAVIVGDTPRDGEAADAAGIPFLAVATGVFDVEALRATNAVTVARDCRVDAALIEDAIAALPPLR, encoded by the coding sequence ATGGAGCACCACCCCGTCCCCACCACGGTCCTGTGGGACATCGACGGCACCCTCGTGATGAACGCGTCGTCCCCGGGCAACCTCTACCACCTGGCGCTCGAGCGGGCGGTCGGCCGCGACCTCACCCTGCGGGTCGGGCACCAGCACGGTCGGACCGATGCCGGGCTCATCGCCGAGCACGTCCGTGCCCACGCGTTCGAGGACACGATCATCCCGACGGTCAGCGGGCACCTGCGCGACCTCACCGCCGAGCGGCACGCCTCGGGCGACCACCGGTCCCCCGTCCCCGGTGCCACCGCGCTGCTCACCCGCTTCGCGGAGCTCGGGTGGCGGAACGGTCTGCTCACCGGCAACTCCGAGTACCGCGCCCGCGTCAAGCTGGCCGGTGCGGGGTTCGACGAGGGCCTGTTCGACTGGGACCACTCCTACTTCGGCGACACCGAGGTGGAGCGCGCGGACGTCACCACCCGCGCGGCGGCGGAGCTCGCCGGCACCCGCGCCGTCATCGTCGGCGACACCCCGCGTGACGGCGAGGCTGCGGACGCCGCCGGCATCCCCTTCCTGGCGGTCGCCACCGGGGTGTTCGACGTCGAGGCGCTGCGGGCCACCAACGCGGTCACGGTCGCGCGCGACTGCCGGGTCGACGCCGCCCTGATCGAGGACGCCATCGCGGCGTTGCCGCCGCTGCGCTGA
- the hemW gene encoding radical SAM family heme chaperone HemW: MPSALPIADPAPADGLIVPRAAAGSAAGSDPAAVPFGVYVHVPFCRVRCGYCDFNTYTASELRGVRRDDYAGHAVREIEWAATVLDRSGVPRRPVSTVFFGGGTPTMLPASDLAMILRAIDDTWGILPGAEVTTEANPDSVDASSLQTLREGGFNRISYGMQSAVPHVLATLDRTHDPLRVPVVVDLAKQQGLDVSLDLIYSTPGESLDDWRTSLDAALACEPDHVSAYSLIVEDGTAMGRMVARGELPAPDDDLAADMYELADQVLGDAGYSWYEVSNWARVDADGGTARHASRHNLSYWKGHDWWGVGPGAHSAVAGTRWWNVKHPAAYANRVLSGESPAAGREVIDDETRYVERLLLAARVRGELATSEIRQEARGRVAGLIARGLVDGSAAVRGRIDLTLQGRLLADAVVRELLD, from the coding sequence ATGCCGAGTGCTCTCCCGATCGCCGATCCGGCACCCGCTGACGGACTGATCGTGCCGCGAGCGGCGGCGGGCTCCGCCGCCGGTTCCGACCCGGCGGCCGTGCCGTTCGGGGTCTACGTCCACGTGCCGTTCTGCCGGGTGCGCTGCGGCTACTGCGACTTCAACACGTACACGGCGTCCGAGCTGCGCGGCGTGCGCCGCGACGACTACGCCGGCCACGCCGTGCGGGAGATCGAGTGGGCCGCGACCGTGCTCGACCGCTCCGGCGTCCCGCGTCGGCCCGTGTCGACCGTGTTCTTCGGCGGCGGTACCCCGACGATGCTGCCGGCCTCCGACCTGGCGATGATCCTGCGGGCCATCGACGACACGTGGGGGATCCTGCCCGGCGCCGAGGTCACGACCGAGGCGAACCCGGACTCGGTCGACGCGTCCTCGTTGCAGACACTGCGCGAGGGCGGGTTCAACCGGATCAGCTACGGCATGCAGTCGGCCGTCCCGCACGTCCTCGCGACCCTCGACCGCACACACGACCCGTTGCGCGTGCCGGTCGTCGTCGACCTCGCGAAGCAGCAGGGCCTCGACGTCTCCCTCGACCTCATCTACTCGACGCCGGGGGAGTCCCTCGACGACTGGCGCACCTCGCTCGACGCTGCCCTGGCCTGCGAGCCCGACCACGTGTCGGCGTACTCGCTCATCGTCGAGGACGGCACCGCGATGGGCCGCATGGTGGCGCGCGGGGAGCTCCCCGCCCCCGACGACGACCTGGCCGCCGACATGTACGAGCTCGCCGACCAGGTGCTCGGGGACGCCGGGTACTCCTGGTACGAGGTGTCGAACTGGGCCCGCGTCGACGCGGACGGCGGCACAGCGCGCCACGCGAGCCGGCACAACCTGTCCTACTGGAAGGGCCACGACTGGTGGGGTGTCGGCCCCGGCGCCCACTCCGCGGTCGCCGGCACGCGCTGGTGGAACGTGAAGCACCCGGCCGCGTACGCGAACCGGGTGCTGTCCGGCGAGTCGCCGGCCGCCGGGCGCGAGGTCATCGACGACGAGACCCGCTACGTCGAGCGCCTGCTCCTCGCCGCGCGGGTCCGCGGGGAGCTCGCGACGAGCGAGATCCGACAGGAGGCCCGTGGCCGGGTCGCGGGACTCATCGCGCGGGGTCTCGTGGACGGGTCGGCCGCGGTGCGGGGACGCATCGACCTGACCCTGCAGGGTCGCCTGCTGGCCGACGCGGTGGTGCGGGAGCTGCTGGACTGA
- a CDS encoding DUF4870 domain-containing protein has translation MTYGQQPGGPQNPNGPQYPSGYTPPQPMSPEDQRLWATLTHIGGIFFNFVAPLVAYLVLRDRGGFIREHTRVALNFHITVAIAYVACGVLSVVVIGLVLFPIVAVLTVVFGILAAVAANQGQFYRYPLSIEFIKQ, from the coding sequence ATGACCTACGGACAGCAGCCCGGTGGCCCGCAGAACCCGAACGGACCCCAGTACCCGAGCGGGTACACCCCGCCGCAGCCGATGAGCCCGGAGGACCAGCGCCTCTGGGCCACGCTGACGCACATCGGCGGGATCTTCTTCAACTTCGTCGCCCCGCTCGTGGCCTACCTGGTGCTGCGCGACCGCGGCGGCTTCATCCGCGAGCACACCCGGGTCGCACTGAACTTCCACATCACCGTGGCGATCGCGTACGTCGCGTGCGGCGTGCTGAGCGTCGTGGTCATCGGACTGGTGCTGTTCCCGATCGTCGCCGTCCTGACCGTCGTCTTCGGCATCCTGGCGGCCGTCGCGGCGAACCAGGGGCAGTTCTACCGCTACCCCCTGTCGATCGAGTTCATCAAGCAGTAG
- the hrcA gene encoding heat-inducible transcriptional repressor HrcA, with product MVSERSLEVLKAIVRDYVASREPVGSKTIVERHAFGVSAATIRNDMALLEDEQLIVAPHTSSGRVPTDKGYRLFVDHLAAARPLTSAQRHAIETFLGAPNDLDEVLGRTVRLLSQLTNQVALVQYPSMVRARVQHVELVRLGDARLMVVLITDTARVEQRVVETDVALDEPLLTELRTVLNGAAVGLLLQDVPTALRAVPQQLRPDAQTLGGVVVATLIEQVAANRQDRLVMAGAANLAKSEQDFSGGLFPVLEAIEEQVTLLRLFGEMQVDDIAVAASIGVENAEYGLDATSIVAGGYLAGGGEVARLGVLGPTRMDYGTNMAAVRAVARYLSKLLGEH from the coding sequence GTGGTCAGTGAACGCAGCCTCGAGGTCCTGAAGGCGATCGTGCGCGACTACGTGGCGTCCCGCGAACCGGTCGGCTCCAAGACGATCGTCGAGCGGCACGCCTTCGGCGTCAGCGCCGCCACGATCCGCAACGACATGGCCCTGCTCGAGGACGAGCAGCTCATCGTCGCCCCGCACACCTCGTCCGGCCGTGTGCCGACCGACAAGGGCTACCGGCTGTTCGTCGACCACCTGGCCGCAGCCCGGCCGCTGACGAGCGCCCAGCGGCACGCCATCGAGACCTTCCTCGGCGCCCCGAACGACCTCGACGAGGTCCTCGGCCGCACCGTGCGCCTGCTCAGCCAGCTCACGAACCAGGTCGCCCTGGTGCAGTACCCCTCGATGGTGCGCGCCCGGGTGCAGCACGTCGAGCTGGTGCGACTCGGCGACGCCCGGCTCATGGTCGTGCTCATCACCGACACCGCCCGGGTCGAACAACGCGTCGTCGAGACCGACGTCGCGCTCGACGAGCCGCTGCTGACCGAACTCCGGACCGTCCTGAACGGCGCGGCCGTGGGACTCCTGCTGCAGGACGTGCCCACCGCGCTCCGTGCGGTGCCGCAACAGCTCCGGCCCGACGCCCAGACGCTCGGCGGGGTCGTGGTGGCGACCCTCATCGAGCAGGTCGCGGCGAACCGGCAGGACCGCCTGGTGATGGCCGGCGCCGCCAACCTGGCGAAGAGCGAGCAGGACTTCTCCGGCGGCCTCTTCCCGGTGCTCGAAGCGATCGAGGAACAAGTCACCCTGCTCCGGTTGTTCGGGGAGATGCAGGTGGACGACATCGCGGTGGCGGCCAGCATCGGCGTCGAGAACGCCGAGTACGGGCTCGACGCCACGAGCATCGTCGCCGGCGGGTACCTCGCCGGTGGCGGCGAGGTGGCACGCCTGGGTGTCCTGGGACCGACCCGGATGGACTACGGCACGAACATGGCCGCCGTCCGGGCCGTCGCACGGTACCTGTCCAAGCTCTTGGGCGAACACTGA
- the dnaJ gene encoding molecular chaperone DnaJ, with amino-acid sequence MADHYDVLGVQRDASDADIKKAYRRLARELHPDVNPAPEAAERFKDVTHAYDVLSDPEQRRRYDAGPQADSPFGGGAGGFSDIFDAFFGGGGGGGRGSGPRSRAERGQDALLRIDVDLDEVVFGTHKDVEVDTAVLCETCHGSCCAPGTSPRTCDICGGSGNIQRQVRSLLGNVVTSAPCGTCRGYGTVIPSPCPTCQGQGRVRARRTVPVDVPAGVDSGLRLQMPGQGEVGPAGGPSGDLYLEIRVRHDDVFSRDGDDLLATLEVAMTDAVLGTTTTIDGLDGPVELEIRPGVQSADVLVIKDRGITKLRGSGRGDLRVGVQVVTPTKLSHKERQLVEQLAKSHKASAPQLARFQQGMFGKLRDRFFNF; translated from the coding sequence GTGGCAGACCACTACGACGTCCTCGGCGTCCAGCGAGACGCCTCCGATGCCGACATCAAGAAGGCCTACCGCCGCCTGGCGCGTGAGCTCCACCCGGACGTGAACCCTGCTCCAGAGGCAGCCGAGCGGTTCAAGGACGTCACGCACGCGTACGACGTCCTGAGCGACCCGGAGCAGCGGCGCCGGTACGACGCCGGGCCCCAGGCCGACAGCCCCTTCGGTGGCGGCGCCGGCGGGTTCAGCGACATCTTCGACGCCTTCTTCGGTGGCGGTGGCGGTGGCGGCCGGGGCAGTGGTCCCCGCAGCCGTGCCGAGCGCGGACAGGACGCCCTGCTCCGCATCGACGTCGACCTCGACGAGGTCGTCTTCGGCACCCACAAGGACGTCGAGGTCGACACCGCCGTCCTGTGCGAGACCTGTCACGGGTCGTGCTGCGCGCCCGGCACCAGCCCGCGCACCTGCGACATCTGCGGCGGGTCCGGCAACATCCAGCGCCAGGTCCGCTCGCTGCTGGGCAACGTCGTGACGAGCGCCCCGTGCGGCACCTGCCGCGGCTACGGCACCGTCATCCCGAGCCCCTGCCCGACCTGCCAGGGTCAGGGCCGCGTCCGCGCCCGTCGCACCGTGCCGGTCGACGTCCCCGCCGGCGTCGACTCGGGCCTGCGCCTGCAGATGCCCGGCCAGGGCGAGGTCGGCCCCGCCGGTGGCCCCTCCGGCGACCTGTACCTGGAGATCCGGGTGCGGCACGACGACGTCTTCAGCCGCGACGGCGACGACCTGCTCGCCACCCTCGAGGTCGCGATGACCGATGCGGTGCTCGGCACCACGACGACGATCGACGGACTCGACGGACCCGTCGAGCTCGAGATCCGTCCCGGGGTGCAGAGCGCCGACGTGCTGGTGATCAAGGACCGCGGCATCACGAAGCTCCGCGGGAGCGGCCGCGGCGACCTCCGGGTCGGCGTGCAGGTCGTCACCCCGACGAAGCTGTCGCACAAGGAACGCCAGCTCGTCGAGCAGCTCGCGAAGTCGCACAAGGCCTCGGCCCCGCAGCTCGCCCGGTTCCAGCAGGGCATGTTCGGCAAGCTCCGCGACCGCTTCTTCAACTTCTGA
- a CDS encoding 16S rRNA (uracil(1498)-N(3))-methyltransferase, translating into MASLYVVESLDGVAVGGSVTLDGAEGRHAVTVSRVRVGETLRLSDGRGTVVSGAVDAVDRDSLVLSVASLSVDPRPVPSLTLVQALAKGGRDEMAVQASTEIGVDRIVPWSAARSVSRWEGPKVEKGRSRWTAIAHEAAKQAIRSRVPEVGPLVTTAQLVPALGAGAAVLVLDPTATVRLATWEPTADLDEIALVVGPEGGIDGSELDRLEAAGAIRVRLGDSVLRTSTAGPAALAILQAGLGRW; encoded by the coding sequence ATGGCATCGCTCTACGTCGTGGAGTCGCTCGACGGGGTCGCCGTCGGTGGCTCCGTGACGCTCGACGGGGCAGAGGGGCGGCACGCCGTGACCGTCTCGCGCGTACGGGTCGGTGAGACGTTGCGGCTCTCGGACGGACGGGGGACCGTCGTGTCCGGCGCGGTGGACGCCGTCGACCGCGACTCGCTGGTGTTGTCCGTGGCATCGCTGTCCGTCGACCCGCGGCCCGTGCCGTCGCTGACGCTCGTGCAGGCCCTCGCCAAGGGCGGCCGAGACGAGATGGCGGTGCAGGCGTCGACGGAGATCGGTGTGGACCGGATCGTGCCGTGGTCGGCCGCGCGCAGCGTCTCCCGGTGGGAGGGCCCGAAGGTCGAGAAGGGGCGATCGCGCTGGACGGCCATCGCGCACGAGGCCGCGAAGCAGGCGATCCGGTCGCGGGTGCCCGAGGTCGGGCCGCTCGTCACGACGGCGCAGCTCGTCCCCGCCCTCGGTGCCGGTGCTGCGGTGCTCGTGCTCGATCCCACCGCGACCGTGCGGCTCGCGACCTGGGAACCGACGGCGGACCTCGACGAGATCGCCCTCGTGGTGGGGCCGGAGGGCGGCATCGACGGCTCCGAGCTCGACCGGCTCGAGGCTGCGGGAGCGATCAGGGTCCGGCTCGGCGACAGTGTGCTGCGGACCTCGACCGCCGGTCCCGCGGCACTCGCGATCCTGCAGGCCGGACTCGGGCGCTGGTGA
- a CDS encoding histidine triad nucleotide-binding protein: protein MSTSTPSVFSKIIAREIPATVVAEDDRVIAIEDIAPKAPVHVLVVPKTEQYANVAELAAGDPDLLAHLVATAQRIADERAGGQFRLVFNTGEAAGQTVFHVHAHVLAGELQEGTLAG from the coding sequence ATGAGCACCAGCACGCCCAGCGTCTTCAGCAAGATCATCGCGCGCGAGATCCCGGCGACCGTCGTCGCCGAGGACGACCGCGTGATCGCGATCGAGGACATCGCCCCGAAGGCACCCGTCCACGTGCTGGTCGTCCCCAAGACCGAGCAGTACGCGAACGTCGCCGAACTCGCGGCCGGTGACCCCGACCTCCTCGCCCACCTGGTCGCCACCGCGCAGCGCATCGCCGACGAGCGCGCCGGCGGCCAGTTCCGTCTCGTCTTCAACACCGGCGAAGCCGCCGGTCAGACCGTGTTCCACGTGCACGCGCACGTACTCGCAGGTGAACTGCAGGAAGGCACCCTTGCCGGCTAA